Genomic DNA from Scyliorhinus torazame isolate Kashiwa2021f chromosome 15, sScyTor2.1, whole genome shotgun sequence:
tcccaagatttttgtttatttttcagtgtctatttttatcccaaaagctttttcagagggtcaatgcggtgctctgggtttgtatgggctggtaaaaccccgcgagtaaggaaggtgctgttggagcagAGCCAAGGAGGGGGTGATGCTGGCCTTGCTGAACTTTAGGAACTATTACTGGGtgccaaatatagccatgatcaggaagtgggggaggggtcggtgtgggagcgagtggaggcagcatcatgtcggggcacaagtttaggggcattggtaacggcacctctgccgttctcggcggctcagtactccacaaacccggtggtagtggcagctccgacggtattggggcagtgccaggagcatatgggagtggaggcagcgtcggtgtgggctccaatatgTGGGAACCACCAATTTgtgccagggaggctggatggagagttttggaggtggcagagagtggggattgataagctgggggacctgtttattgatgggagctttccaagtttggaggatttggaggagtttgaactgccaggagggaatgggtttcgttatctgcaggtgagggactttgtgcgaaggCAAGTTTCGACCTTTCTGCTTCTACCAcctcaggggatacaggacaaggtagtttcgaaaatgggagtgagggtgggaaggTCGCGGAAATGTATAAAGAGTTCACAGAGTGgaagggaacccagataggggaggtaaagcgtaagtgggaggacgaGTTAGGAAAGGAACTAGAGGAGTGTCtgggggaggatgctctgagcagagtcaacacgtcctcaccaTGTCCCAGActcggcctgatacaattcaaggtggttcaccgggcacacatgacggtggcccggatgagcaggttttttgaaggggcggAGGACAGGTGTGGCCGGTATGCAGgaaggcccgcaaatcatgtccacatgttctgggcatgtccaaagcttaggggattctggcaggcagggatttgccaatgtcatgtccacgctattaaagacaagggtggcaccgagtccagaggtggcaatttttggtgtGTCGGTAGACCCGGGGGCGAGGGTTAGTGACATTGCCGGGTTTTTCAGGcttgaaaatcaagttcgccctaagaggatcaacgttagggttcgtccggaggtggcaaccatttatcgacttcgttGGGGAAAATTAAACTCAGAGGGGTTAGGGAACGAGGAGGGGGGACTGGAGAACTGTGCATGAGCCatgttggttggggtgggggggggggggggggaaaagagtgtgtGCTTTTTACTGAGTTATGTTAACATTTGTATTTgttattataaaatcataaatgccttaataaaatatttgaaACAAAATAAAATGTCTTCGTTCAAATAGAAGATCAATATGTGGTATAGAGTGGGGGGAAATAATCAATCCCGGACTGTAACAGGCTCGATAGCCTGAACTTTTATTTCTCTGGATTTTGTGTTTTTTGATTGAAGCTACTCTTAAAATGAGACTAAGATCATGTCATTCCAAACCCTTAATTGTTCAGCCAAAAGTATAACTTgcgtttttaaaattttttaatgtATGCAAGTACTGTAATTCAATTAAAAAGGTTCCAATTCTTACAAGGTTTCTGGAAAATTATTTTTATCTGGTATTTCTATACTTTTATTTATAGTTTTCAACAACAAAATAACAAtttccgggaagggggggggggtggaaagagggcGGGCAGAAAGACTTTGTGGAGGAGTGTAGAACCTTGCATCCGAAAAAGATGGGCACTCTGTTGTGTTTCAGACATAAATCTTGAGATGTTTAAAATACACAAATGGAGAACATATGGAAGTATCATGGCCAGGAATAACTGGAGTTATTTTATTGTTTGGGGGAAACGAATTTTTAGTGTAGCTGCCAGTCACGAATTAAGACACTTCAATCTTCACTGTTCCTTTTTCTTTATTACACAACTAAAATGCCAGAGTTCACAGTTCTTGGCATGCCAGTAGTTCTGCTTCAGGTTGCATTGCATTGGGTTGCCCCTTTTCACCAATATCTTTAAATATGAAAACATGCAAAGTCATTAATTTATTCCATTATGAACTTATCTTTATAAAGTTTATAATTCAATTTAAATAGGTTTGCAATTAGGCAATGCACAAACATAAACATAATTCTAATCCAAGATCCAAAGGATGCAGTGAGTGGATACCACTTTCAGTAGGAACAGTGAAATTAAAAGAGAAGTTGTACTCCTTTTGTAGGATCCTTCCAACGATGTAAAGTTGTAAGAAACTAAAATAGTATTTTCAAAAGCCACAAACTGGTACTGCTGTGAACAATACGGGGACACCTTTAAGTACAATTTAAATGCACACTAATCCTCTCTTTGCAACACCACAATATTCCTTTGTTTCAGATCAAGGAAGAACTGAGGGATTACCAATACATGGAAAATGACAAACTAAAAAAGTTGCACTTATATATTCAGCAGCACATTTCAGAATGAAATAAATCACACTCGCAAATATTCTTAAGTTTCACCACAGTTTCCCCCTCAAAAAAATGCTATCAAGTACATTTAACTTAAATCATCTATTACATTTTGTCAGTCTATTTCTATTTTCCTTTCAAATACTGCACTGTAGATTCTCAAATATTAGTATTATTTTATGTACAAGATGGAAGAAACCTCCTTCCCTGCAGACCCAGTGCACATTTTATTAAAGCAGACATGCTTTAGAATTTCTGGATTTAAGCTAAAACTATTGGTTCCTCCAGTTTAGGAAAAGTCTTGCAGCCTTGACCATATCCAAATTGTGAAAGGAATAAAAAATAAGCTTACATTCTGACACACCATATTAAGTTCCTAAGACATCCCAAACCACTTCACAACAAATGAAACTTTTTCCAAGCGTAGTCACTTATGCAGACAACCAGGACCTGGCATTTGTCACTTAGGAGATTTGAGCTTTTAAAAGGCAACTATGTGAACTTATAGATGGCAAACTTTAAAAAGAATCATGTTCATCCAAATACATATGGTTCCTGCCTTGCTCATTTCTGAAGCTAACCCAATTATCCACTaattaaaatatttaattttactGAGCTGAAAGTTGATGTAAGAGAATGCTTAAGCTCATGGGCAGCAAGGGAGGTTTACCCTGAATTGAGAAAAAGGGAGGTTTTGAATAATGATTATCAAATTACCATCAAAGCAAAGTCTGAACATTAAATCTTAAATACAAAGTATCAACTTGCATTGTTAAACTTGCGCTCTGCTTTTCAAGGGTTGGCAATAGTTGGGCCAGTGTGTTATAATTATAGTTGATGGTTTCCCATTAAAAACAAAACTGCATGGGCAAAGTCAAGTAATTACCACAATAAAAGCTGACCAGTGTAGttttaaatatataaatgcctcactaATGTACATTTTCCAGTGTGAGGTCTATCAGCTGTGGTTGCTCCCACACCAGGAATCTTTTCAGTGGCAATGAAGATTCCCTATGGAGTTGTTCAAAGTTTTTTCTAACTTTAGATGTCAGGTAATTGGCATTGAAGCACAAATTCATTACTGCAAAAATATTGGCAGCACTAAGATTTTCTTAGCTTGACAGCTAATTATGAACAGACAATCTGATGACACGCTTCAAGTTGACATTGGTGCAGTCACTACCTGATGAAAATTAAAAATTTCCGAAGAGTGAGAGATAAACGGCAACGTTAGGAATATCCTTCTAAAAGATTTCACTGAGGAGGGGGaaggaaataaaaataaactttAAATCAAATGTTGCATTTTTCTCCTTTAAAGAAAAAGTAGCCAAACAAATTTATTAAAGTATTGGTATCAGGTTTTGAATACCTTTGAATAATTACCCCATTGGCTTTGAAGGCTTAAAAAAAATTCAGTTTGCTTGATGATCCATTGTTTTCTAGGAACTGAGCTTCAGTGAACTTCCTTTACTGTTGTTTTATTACTGGGGCAGTCCCTAGAATGAGTACATCATTTCAGAAAAATCGTCAAGATAAATCATTTAGCAACTTAAAAAGCACACTTAAGTAGCCCATTCTTATATTATATAAAATTTCAGCCTCATGTAATTTAAGCAGATTTTATATGATGGTGGTGATGCAAATAGTAAGAGAGAATCCTCCCTCCAGCAACAGGCGTATCAGCATATCTGGTGTAAGGTGGACAAAACCAGTATACACATTTCCAGTGTCGTGGTTACCGTGTTGATCAATTGGCATTCAGTCACTCAATACATTGCTAAGCTGGCGAATCACCAAATTTAAAATCCATAAGACCATATAAGTCCATTTTAAAATATGGTCTGCGAAAAAACAAAAACTGTACTACTTCTGAATATTAACTGGCACCCAGGGTGTACAGGTCTGTGTAAAGTGCATCCCAAAACACTACACTACAGTTTTTAAAAAACTGAACAGTAAATCAGTAGCTTTTAGTGTTTCTGGACTGGTCATACTGTTCCAGCCTTAGACCTCCCCTAATATCACCCTCAAGAGATTTTGttttggtgggggttgggggtggaattTGGAAGAATCTGTTGAAAACTGAAGCTAAGGAAAATAAGGAACCACTGCACTCACGCTTCAATGTTTAAATTCTGAGTATTTGGGTTACGACTTTCTTTACACAAGAGATGCATTGACAAAATTTCAATTTGTCTTTTAGACACTAAGAACATAAAGTTTTTTTTTATTCAAGGATCCACAGTATCACCTCCTTACAAAAGCTTCAATTGATCAATAGCATAAGAGTGCTTAGTTCAGGCTAATTTACAACTTTATACTCTAAAGAGTCAAATATATAAAGATAATACCACAAAATAATCCAATACTGTACTGTTGGTACAGTAGATCAATTACACAATGTGGTCACTTacctgctttgactaaaattatagTCAAAACCACATACTTGCTAATCCAGTACTGATTAGTTGTTTCATATGCAATTCTGATTATACACATTTCTCCACCTGAAATAGGTGCATACAACTACATCCTGTTTTGTTCTTAAGGAGTGTCAAATAAAACAAATAAAAGCTTTTGGAAACAGGTAAATCATTCTGTGGATACTTCAGCAACATTAACTGAACAAATTTAAACATACATTTGTACCACTTGTAATATTCTATTACATGGGCCTTGTAGTGGTGTGGTGCTACTGTCATTACCATAAACCCTGAGCACACAGGCCTAGACTAGCACCAGTACCTATTGATATACTATATCACAGAAAAGGTGCTACATAGTTACAATAACAAGACGAGGTTCAGTAAGTTTTTGGTACGGTACCAGAGCAGCGAGTGACTGATACAATAGCATACACTTTCAAGAATTGAAAAATGCATCCATACACTTCGAGGCCTTCTACCTACAGTCACCCATTAAACTGATGACGATTTTGGTTTCTAATGAAAatctataattttttttaaatgtgcttcATCAAAGTACTTTATGTTATAAACAGATATCGCCAGAAGCATCAAGACTCTGGGCAGAATCCTAACATTGggtgctgtagtcaatgaatacatAATAAAATGCTTAATACAGGTGCAACTTGAAAACCTTCTCCTCACTTGTAACACTGAAAAGTCTGTAGCTAGCATAAAAGATGGCTTCTGACAAATACTTTCCACTTCATAATTAAAgatgtagtttggtcgggcagcaaaGCGTTATTGCTATCCCCTTAGTTCTCTTACACTCCAACTTGTTACGATGACTGCCTTGCCTTCTGCCACTCAACAAATTCATCAAGAAGCACTGGCCCTAAAGAGAAAACAAGTTCAATTACAATTTTGCTGTGGTTATATTAGAATAAATGCATAATCCTATTTATGGGAAAGAAACTTACATGCACCATCTTCATCATAGTTGCTCAGGTCTGCAAGTACAGTTCTGCTGAACTCCAATACATTGAACCATTGATCCTTATTCATCACTCTGTACTTCGATTGCTGCAAAGAGTTCATATGCTATTATGAAAAACATTTACTTAGTAACCCTCAAGTTATTTAATTATTACATTTCTTCCAAATTATAGATGTAGTTGGGTTTTTTTTGCAAGaatttgagtttttaaaaaaattaacaatGTACCTCCAAAAATTGATAAAACGCAGAGAATAGAGCCCACGTTCTTCCCAGGAGCAGAGCTAACATAGACTTAGCAGTATCAATATCAAGGCTACGTTGGTCTTTATCCTAAAAGAGAACACATTGTAGAGGTTTTGAAGTTATGACGTCTTTCAAAATGTTAAGGTACAGCTCAAAGATCCATGCAAAggaaaaaatatttattttgtctTACCCTAGCAAAATCAAAGGCATATCTGTAAATTTGTTTGAAAGCAGTCAGATCATTCAGCTGTGAGCGCAAATAGTCAAATTTGCTCTGCAACCTTTCTGTGCAGTCACATCTAGGTTAAAAGAAATACAGAATTAAGAATTTCCTGAGCACAGATCCAAAGGATAACCTGCAAGTTAACATACAAGCTTAATGACATTAAGAATGAGCTGCAGCTTATAGTTAGGGAAAACATATACAGGACATGGAATAGACTGTTATTCATTCATTTTATTATAGAACAGGCACAATCACAGATTTCTTACTGTAATGAGGTCATTCCTTTTAGCCATTCTTCTTTAGTGAAAAATCCCATGTTCTGAGCCTCTAGTTTCCACGCTAATACTAACATGATAATCTgcagaccaaaaaaggttaggatagTTTTTGAAAAGAGGGTTTTAGAAACATTTTTCAGCAGCCAAATCAAACAGATCCTGAGTTTGTTCTCTTCCCATCAAAGTTTATCCAGCTTCAGTACAAACCAATTAGAATTAGTTCTTAAGTTGATTTTTCCATGAATAATGCTAAATTTCAGTATTAGGCTTCATCTACATTTGTAAAGTGACATTTGAAAATTCCGGTCAAATTCAGGTATATGGTCTACACCAGACCATTCTGACAGAAAACAAATTAGTTTCCTTTAGACCCATAAATAGGTCAAATCAGAGAGAAAAAAGGAAATTGCTAAATGATATGTTTCCACCCGACCTTCAGCTACATGCATTAAAATCTCTCCACATACAAGATTAAATTATGCTTAGAAAacataattggaaaacaaattatcTGGTAATTATCTGAGCataaattggctgttgcatttccctATGTTACAATTGTAATTATGCCAAAATGTACTTTAATGGCTGTAAAATACTTTGGATATCctgaggttatgaaaagtgctcatGTGCAAGCTCTTTCTTGGGACTATTTTAGGTACATTAATTTCCTCCTTTTTGAGCATCAACATCGATCAACAATACTGATAAGGATTCTCGACAAAATTACAGCACCATCTAAAGGATAGCATGTTTCCTGCAGGCTCAAGCACAAACACATTATATACAAACAAAAGTTGAATTGTTAGTATCACTGTGTATCCATTATGTAACAATAACAACTGGTATTTACCCAGTGTCTTTAATGTAGCAAAATATACCAAGGCGTTTCATAGATCACCAAGAGGAGCATTTTTACATTAAGCCACAAAAAGCACATGGACAGGTGACCAAAGGCTCAGGTCATCGAATTAGATTTTAAGCAGCAATCTTAAAGGAAGAGTGAAGTAGAGTGGTTAGGGAGGAAATTGTAAGACTTTGGACCTCGGCCAGTGAAGACGTGGCTGCCAATAATATTCACATTTTAAATTATTGGACAAGGAAAAGCACGGAAAATCAGCACAACAGAGCAAATGAACTTGCTTTAGTAATTTTCTGCATTTTCtccaaatgtttttaaaaaatgtataaaaTGTTACATTCCTGTGCACTTTACACTTCCTGTAAAGCCTCAGAAAACTGGACAAATTGTGAATATTATTTGCAATTGGCAGCCATGTCTTCACTGGCCGAGGCCCAAAGTCCTACAATTTTCTCCCTAACCACTCTACTTCACTCTTCCTTTAAGATTGCTGCTTGAAATCTAATTCGATGACATGAACAAAAAAAATAGAGGTCTTTGAAATGAGTCTGTCGAGACATAGGCTGAAAATTCCATAGGCAGACCACAAGACACATGAGAAAGCACTTGAAATTGCAAAAGTAAAAATAACTCAAATGCGAAATCTTCAAAAGAAAATGGCACTATTTTGGCCATTTGATGAGAGCTGAAAATCTACAGGGAAAAGTAGAGGACAGCAgaaagaggtgtggaccttgacaCTGTCTGTTTCAGACAAGCTAATGGTGGATGCAAGCTAATGGTGGATGTGTGAGGATGGCACAAGACAGTCTAGCATAATGTTTCATGACAGCAGATCTCTTGGTAGGAGGAGCTACAAGCAGCAAAAGCTAAGATTAGAGATGCCCTGAAACTTTGAGTAGGATGCTGATCATAATTGCCTATATTGAACGAAAATGATGTGCTGTAACACTTACATTGCAGCTATTCGCCTGAACAATCTGATATGATGCAAGTCTGTATAACAACACATCTTCGGGAAATAAAAAAGTAGCTATAGTACATATGCATGAAATGCATTTTCTAGGACATTTCTTCCTTACAACAAATGTCCACAAATCTATGAATGCATGGTTTGGATAAATCCTTGACCAGCTTTTCTCTGACAAATAGCCAGTAGATGAATGCATACCACATACTTCATGTAACATTTTTGGAATAAGGCAGTAGTCAAGGTAGCCAGCAACAAGCCACATTCTTCAGGTCCATCTCTTTTTTAAACTCTTTTTTATGTTCTCAGAACACTATTAGCTTTTACCATTTTAGGATAAAATATTTGGACGAGGATTAATTTCTACCTTTTTAAATTGCATTTTACTTACCTAGTACCACCGAAGAAAAATGGCAGCACATCCATAAACATCACGAGGCTCTTAACGCAAAATTGAAAAAAAATTCAAACTACTTACTCCCAAGCTAGAAAGAAAAAAATCCTTTACTGTAATTAAAAGGAAAACCACGTACTATAACTAGAATCTAGTCTTAATATAAGTAACTTTATTTAGCAATCATTTTATCAATAAACTGTCATTTCAGTAATTATTGACTTCCATAAAAGAACTTAAACTTACATTTTCAGGCTCCACGCCTATATCTTCACAAAGTTTTTCCATTCCCTCAGGACCAACAATTTCATCTGTTCCTTGAAGAGAGAATGGGAATAAAATCCTGTATTCTGTCCAAATCTCAGTTCTAAAGTACGAGAGGTAATCATGCTCAAAAGTTCAACTAATCTATTAACCCACACATAGGGAAGGTTTCATTCTTCTTCCAATTTGATTAATTGAATCCTGTAAATAAGCAATTGATGCTCATGGATAGAAATCAAACCAGCATCGTGTGTGCAAGTCATTTGATCAGTAAGGGAAGCCAACACAGTTCAGCGATTTAACCTTACCAAAATGCAGCAGTTTCAGAAGTAACAAGTGCAAGAACGTCAATAGAATAGATCAGAATTTTGAAGAAATTGACATACATGAACCCGACAGGTTTAAATTatcctctgccttttcctgatttACAAATGTCAATCATCTACTCAAATGTTTCTTGAAATAGGTTTTAGGTCaatctaaatactgtggctacaagagcgagtcagaggttgggaatcctgTGGAGTAGTAATGCATGTCTTCACTCCCAAAAGCCcatccatctacaaggcataagtcaggagtgtggtggaatactcttcacctgcctggatgagtgcagctccaggacaaagcagcctgcttcattGGCACCCTATCTATCatctctctccaccaccaatgcacaatagcaacaagattcactgcagcaattcaccaaggctccttggggtGCTTTCCAAACCTGCAGCTTCTACCACCtccaaggacaagtgcagcagataaatgggaacaccaccaactgcaagttgAACACCATTCTGACTTAGAAaaatatcgccattcctttactgttgctgggtcaaaatcccttcCTCATTAACAGCattgtggtgtacctacaccatatgggacTGCATTGGGGTTCAAGacacctgaccaccaccttctcaagggaaattaggaatgggtgATAAATACTGCCCTAATCAACGatcatcccacaaatgaataaataaaaatggaTAAATTCTGCAATATAGTTTTAAATAgataataaattataacattctactCCCATCAAAAAGCAATTATACAAGATATTAAATTGCTTGAAGAAAACTAAGGCCCAAAACTAAAATTCACACTGAAAGCCAACTTTGTGAAACCACATTTGTAGCTTGTAGTTTACACTCCAATCTTCACAAAAGCTTGAGGTTGCAGGAAGCTCCACACAGCATTAACGTAGTTTTCATAATGAGTACAAAATAACCAATTCCAAAGTGCTTCAGTTACCTTGCACGATTGCGCAGCTAAAAGCACAGATGAGACAATTGAATACTGCAACAACGTAGCATATTTACCAGCCATTTAAAAACAAACTTAAAAATGCACTGGTTGCCTCAAACCTACCTATCTTTTTGATTGAGCAAGTTCTAGGCCCTTTCACTCCAAATTAGCATATACAAAGGCAGGTTCAGACACAAATGTATTATTCACAATCTATCCCCAAGGAGATTAGTGGAAACAAGTTGAGTGTATATTATCTATTTTACTGCCTTTTCAAATTGCCATGAGGTCACAGAATTGTAGCAATCCATGCAACAAACTCATACATACAAAAGCAATATACTGATcctggaaatctgcaataaaaacaggaaatgctggaaatactcaacaggcccGACAGCATCTGTCAAgacagaaacagaattaatgtttcaggaaCCAGGAAAAGTTAGGAATCTAACAAGCTTTGAGCAAGTAAAAgattgtgtggggtgaggggggtgggggggaagagggggggggggggggaaagagaagatggGAGGGACGAAAAAAACGTTTAGCTCTGAGATAGGTTGGAAGGCAGGCAAGATCAGATGACAATAGGGTTGATATGCAAGGCCAAAGGGAGTGGCAATGAGACAAGAAACAAAAGATGTTTCTCGAGGAGTGGTTGGCAGGATAGCTGCTGTACAAATGAAAGATaatgaaaggaaaaaaaaacactAAACAAGATTGGGGCAGAAATTATGAtccaaaattgttgaactcaatgttgagtccagaggcTGTAAAGCTGCCAGCTGAAAGACGAGATGCAGTTCCTCATGCTTGCCTTGACTTCATTGGAACAATGTAGCAGGCCAAAGACAGAAAGGGCAGAGTGGAACAAAGTGGAAAATTAAAATGACAGGTAGCAGGAAGCTATGGTCCTATAGGATGTGTCCTTATAAAGTGGTCACGCAGTTTCCATTTTGTCACCCCAGTGTAGAGACCACATCATGGGCAGTAAATGCAGCATACTAAATTGAAAGTAAATAGCTGTTTCATCTAGAAGGAATCTTTGGGGTCTCAGAAGTTGAAACGGGAGGAGGTAAAAAGGGTGATGCATTGTTTGTGCTTGCAAAGAATGGTGCTGTGGGAAAGGGGTATTGGGGTTGACTAATGAGTGGACCAGGGTATAATGGTTCATTTGGAATGCTGGGAGAAAGATGTGCTCGGCGGTATTACATGAGAGAtgacagaaatggcagataatgatGGTTAAATATAAAGGTTGTGGAGGCAAGGGGACAAAAAGGGGAACCTTATTGTGGTGCTCAGAGAGAGGAAGGGGTGAAGGCATAAATCGTGTGAAACAGAACAGCGTCCAGGCCTGTCAACCacattagaaagaatctgttttgttatgtttcctttgtaacataagcggcttccttgtgttgcatttgtcaaggaaggtcgagacgtgtaaataacttcaactcatttatttacactatgtacacttttataacttgagttcgacactactgctaatcctattgtagctacctaaactgactaaccagctgctgtcttccacgtggtgggtgtgataatgaatcaaccctgtgcctctcctcactgactgtctccactggccgaagggggctgatcatgtgtggtgtcctttatgtatgggttggtgtaatgccccccctgtggtcgtgtcacctccttgtgtatcgtgaatgtccattggtcgcctcccatctaacttatctattggttgagtgtgtgtgtgtgatgtttctggtgctccctctagtgcctgtctagcttacatgtatttacagtgatgcacatcaccacagaatcCTTGGCCAAGGTAAAAGGTAAATATGTTGGAAGCACTGGTATGAAAGGCTGTATTGTCAGAACATAGGAGGTAGAGATGGAAAAACTGGGAGAACAGAATGGAGTCCCTACAGAAAGCGGGGTGTGAGGCAGTGTAGTCAGGTTAGCCGTTGGGAGTCCATAGGCTTATAGTGATTATTGATTGATGGCCTATCCCAAGAAATGGAGACTTATGTAAAGGAAGGGAaaagaaatggagaaggagagaagtCAGGGACTGACCTTGTGAGGGTGAAGGAAGGGTAAAAATAGGAAAAATCGTTGATGAAATTTTCCAGTTCAGAGC
This window encodes:
- the dcun1d5 gene encoding DCN1-like protein 5 isoform X3 translates to MPVKKKRKSSGSEDASMKKCRISRVQTASRLINDDSFSSKKCLAWFYEYTGTDEIVGPEGMEKLCEDIGVEPENIIMLVLAWKLEAQNMGFFTKEEWLKGMTSLQCDCTERLQSKFDYLRSQLNDLTAFKQIYRYAFDFARDKDQRSLDIDTAKSMLALLLGRTWALFSAFYQFLEHMNSLQQSKYRVMNKDQWFNVLEFSRTVLADLSNYDEDGAWPVLLDEFVEWQKARQSS
- the dcun1d5 gene encoding DCN1-like protein 5 isoform X2, with protein sequence MPVKKKRKSSGSEDASMKKCRISSFCRVQTASRLINDDSFSSKKCLAWFYEYTDEIVGPEGMEKLCEDIGVEPENIIMLVLAWKLEAQNMGFFTKEEWLKGMTSLQCDCTERLQSKFDYLRSQLNDLTAFKQIYRYAFDFARDKDQRSLDIDTAKSMLALLLGRTWALFSAFYQFLEHMNSLQQSKYRVMNKDQWFNVLEFSRTVLADLSNYDEDGAWPVLLDEFVEWQKARQSS
- the dcun1d5 gene encoding DCN1-like protein 5 isoform X4, which translates into the protein MPVKKKRKSSGSEDASMKKCRISRVQTASRLINDDSFSSKKCLAWFYEYTDEIVGPEGMEKLCEDIGVEPENIIMLVLAWKLEAQNMGFFTKEEWLKGMTSLQCDCTERLQSKFDYLRSQLNDLTAFKQIYRYAFDFARDKDQRSLDIDTAKSMLALLLGRTWALFSAFYQFLEHMNSLQQSKYRVMNKDQWFNVLEFSRTVLADLSNYDEDGAWPVLLDEFVEWQKARQSS
- the dcun1d5 gene encoding DCN1-like protein 5 isoform X5, whose protein sequence is MPVKKKRKSSGSEDASMKKCRISSFCRVQTASRLINDDSFSSKKCLAWFYEYTGTDEIVGPEGMEKLCEDIGVEPENIIMLVLAWKLEAQNMGFFTKEEWLKGMTSLQCDCTERLQSKFDYLRSQLNDLTAFKQIYRYAFDFARDKDQRSLDIDTAKSMLALLLGRTWALFSAFYQFLEQSKYRVMNKDQWFNVLEFSRTVLADLSNYDEDGAWPVLLDEFVEWQKARQSS
- the dcun1d5 gene encoding DCN1-like protein 5 isoform X1 — translated: MPVKKKRKSSGSEDASMKKCRISSFCRVQTASRLINDDSFSSKKCLAWFYEYTGTDEIVGPEGMEKLCEDIGVEPENIIMLVLAWKLEAQNMGFFTKEEWLKGMTSLQCDCTERLQSKFDYLRSQLNDLTAFKQIYRYAFDFARDKDQRSLDIDTAKSMLALLLGRTWALFSAFYQFLEHMNSLQQSKYRVMNKDQWFNVLEFSRTVLADLSNYDEDGAWPVLLDEFVEWQKARQSS